The following coding sequences are from one Vicinamibacterales bacterium window:
- a CDS encoding cysteine desulfurase family protein, with product MPRIYLDHNATTPLVPPALTRLCSVAGEVWGNASSVHHYGQQAKAVLDAARAATAALLGAEPPEIVFTGGGSEADNAAIRGAAEALEPSGRRHLVVSSIEHEAILQTAKALARRGWRVTFLPVGASGVVEPDALAGALTDQTALVSVMHANNEIGTIQPVAALAALARARGALFHTDAVQTAGKLPVDVQALGVDLLSISAHKFGGPKGVGALWIRRGVRLAPFVTGGRQERSRRAGTENVPGLAAMGVAAEYARTTAATAAPAVAALRDRLERGILAGVPGTAVNGSGPRVPNTTNLSFDRVESESLLIALDLEGVAVSSGSACSSGTLEPSHVLKAMGLPHARTMNSLRFSLGAMNTADEIDHVVAVLPALVTKLRGLALRASV from the coding sequence GTGCCGCGCATCTACCTCGACCACAACGCCACGACTCCGCTCGTCCCGCCGGCCCTCACCCGGCTCTGTAGTGTCGCCGGCGAGGTCTGGGGCAACGCCTCCAGCGTTCACCACTACGGCCAGCAGGCCAAGGCCGTCCTCGACGCCGCCCGCGCGGCGACGGCAGCACTCCTCGGCGCCGAGCCACCGGAGATCGTGTTCACGGGCGGCGGATCCGAAGCGGACAACGCCGCGATCCGGGGCGCCGCCGAGGCGCTGGAACCCTCGGGCCGAAGGCACCTGGTGGTCTCGAGCATCGAGCACGAAGCAATCCTGCAGACCGCGAAGGCCCTGGCCCGGCGCGGCTGGCGCGTCACGTTCCTGCCGGTCGGCGCGAGTGGTGTGGTGGAGCCGGACGCATTGGCCGGGGCGCTCACCGATCAGACGGCGCTCGTCTCCGTGATGCACGCGAACAACGAGATCGGGACCATACAGCCGGTGGCGGCGCTGGCCGCGCTCGCGCGGGCGCGTGGCGCGCTGTTCCACACCGATGCGGTGCAGACGGCGGGCAAGCTGCCGGTGGACGTCCAGGCCCTGGGCGTCGATCTCCTGTCGATCTCGGCGCACAAGTTCGGCGGTCCGAAGGGCGTCGGTGCGCTGTGGATCCGGCGCGGCGTGCGGCTGGCGCCATTCGTCACCGGCGGCCGGCAGGAACGCAGCCGTCGCGCGGGCACCGAGAACGTCCCCGGGCTCGCCGCCATGGGCGTCGCGGCCGAGTACGCCCGGACGACCGCGGCCACCGCCGCGCCCGCGGTCGCGGCCCTCCGCGATCGCCTCGAGCGCGGCATCCTCGCCGGCGTACCGGGCACGGCCGTGAACGGCAGCGGCCCGCGCGTGCCGAACACCACCAACCTCAGCTTCGACCGCGTCGAGTCCGAGTCGCTGCTCATCGCGCTGGACCTCGAGGGCGTCGCCGTGTCGTCGGGGTCGGCGTGCTCGTCGGGCACGCTCGAGCCGTCGCACGTCCTGAAGGCGATGGGCCTCCCGCACGCCCGCACGATGAACTCGCTGCGCTTCAGCCTCGGCGCCATGAACACCGCGGACGAGATCGACCACGTCGTCGCCGTGCTGCCGGCGCTCGTGACCAAGCTGCGGGGGCTCGCGCTCAGGGCCAGCGTCTAG
- a CDS encoding polymer-forming cytoskeletal protein — MWKRDESPKPASPAQAPAPVNAPAHAAAVPSGGEYRRETGRDNVNIGKSVFIKGELSGSEDLTIEGTVEGKIELKENTLTIGPNGKIRAEIYAKQVIVLGEVTGNCTASEKVDIRDNGSVDGDVTSPRVAIAEGAHFRGAIDMQRSAPAPKAAAKEAPVAAKAGA, encoded by the coding sequence ATGTGGAAGCGTGATGAGTCGCCCAAGCCGGCATCCCCGGCGCAGGCTCCCGCGCCGGTGAACGCGCCGGCGCATGCAGCCGCCGTCCCCAGTGGCGGCGAGTACCGCCGCGAGACCGGGAGGGACAACGTGAATATTGGCAAGTCCGTCTTCATCAAGGGAGAACTGAGCGGCAGCGAGGATCTCACCATCGAGGGCACCGTCGAAGGCAAGATCGAGCTGAAGGAGAACACGCTCACGATCGGCCCGAACGGCAAGATCCGCGCCGAGATCTACGCGAAACAGGTCATCGTGCTGGGCGAGGTGACCGGCAACTGCACCGCGTCGGAGAAGGTGGACATCCGCGACAACGGATCCGTGGACGGCGACGTCACGTCCCCGCGCGTGGCGATTGCGGAAGGCGCGCACTTCCGCGGCGCGATCGACATGCAGCGCTCGGCGCCCGCGCCCAAGGCCGCCGCCAAGGAAGCGCCCGTGGCCGCGAAGGCCGGCGCCTGA
- a CDS encoding SAM-dependent chlorinase/fluorinase: MARPVIALLTDFGTSDAYVASMKGVILSIAPDVTLVDLSHEIPPHDVRAGARLLGECHAYYPAGTIFVAVVDPGVGSARRALAVDTGDYRLVGPDNGVLGVVLDRHPPKRIVELTERKYQRPTISRTFDGRDRFAPAAAWLAKGVAITLLGRGVSGFERLDWPVAGADAGGLTGEVEAVDRFGNLITNIERAEVDRLLLDGAIDVGVDGQPVDRLVATYAEAGAGEVCALFGSTDRLEIAMNGGSAARRFAKGTGTPVTVRRRAV, from the coding sequence GTGGCGCGTCCGGTCATCGCCCTGCTCACCGACTTCGGGACGTCCGACGCGTACGTGGCGTCGATGAAGGGCGTCATCCTGTCGATCGCCCCGGACGTCACGCTCGTCGACCTGTCGCACGAGATCCCGCCGCACGACGTGCGGGCCGGCGCCCGGCTCCTCGGCGAGTGTCACGCCTACTATCCGGCCGGCACCATCTTCGTCGCCGTCGTCGACCCCGGCGTGGGCTCCGCCCGGCGGGCCCTGGCCGTGGACACCGGTGACTACCGTCTCGTCGGCCCCGACAACGGCGTCCTGGGCGTCGTGCTGGACCGCCATCCGCCGAAGCGCATCGTCGAGCTCACCGAGCGCAAGTACCAGCGTCCCACCATCAGCCGGACCTTCGACGGCCGCGACCGCTTCGCGCCAGCGGCGGCGTGGCTGGCCAAGGGCGTGGCGATCACCCTGCTGGGACGCGGCGTCAGCGGCTTCGAGCGCCTCGACTGGCCGGTCGCCGGGGCCGATGCCGGCGGCCTCACCGGCGAGGTGGAGGCCGTGGACCGCTTCGGCAACCTCATCACCAACATCGAGCGGGCCGAGGTGGATCGCCTGCTCCTCGACGGCGCCATCGACGTCGGCGTCGACGGCCAGCCGGTGGATCGCCTCGTGGCGACCTACGCCGAGGCCGGCGCCGGCGAAGTCTGCGCGCTCTTCGGCTCGACCGACCGCCTCGAGATCGCCATGAACGGCGGCAGCGCGGCTCGCCGGTTCGCCAAGGGCACCGGCACGCCCGTCACCGTCCGCCGCCGCGCGGTGTGA
- the glpX gene encoding class II fructose-bisphosphatase, translating to MESDLSLEFLRVVEQAAIACAHTMGQGDRHGSDQAAVQAMRKELDTVPIDGTIVIGEGERDEAPMLFIGEKVGLAGKPEGRGHAYDKVDIAVDPLEGTNLCATGAPNAIAVLAASDEGGLLHAPDLYMEKLVVGPSSKHHVDIDAPVRDNLRAIARALGRQVDELTVVVLDRPRHERLIHDIRASGARIRLIGDGDLSAGIAAAVSGSGVHAVMGTGGAPEGVLTAAAMRCLNGEIFARLVIAKPEDEERCRAMGITDFKKVYRAEDLARGKHIIFAATGVTDGSLLKGVRFFGDGIRTSSIVMQNSPHRIRFIDGIQVYAGPTVRIRF from the coding sequence ATGGAATCAGATCTCTCCCTCGAATTCCTCCGAGTGGTCGAGCAGGCCGCGATCGCCTGCGCCCACACGATGGGCCAGGGCGACCGGCACGGCTCCGACCAGGCGGCCGTGCAGGCCATGCGGAAGGAACTCGACACCGTGCCGATCGACGGCACGATCGTCATCGGCGAAGGCGAGCGCGACGAGGCGCCGATGCTGTTCATCGGCGAGAAGGTCGGCCTGGCGGGGAAGCCCGAGGGCCGCGGCCACGCCTACGACAAGGTCGACATCGCCGTCGATCCGCTCGAAGGCACCAACCTCTGCGCGACGGGCGCCCCGAACGCCATCGCGGTGCTGGCCGCTTCGGACGAGGGCGGGCTGCTGCACGCCCCGGACCTCTACATGGAGAAGCTCGTCGTCGGGCCGAGCTCCAAGCATCACGTCGACATCGACGCGCCCGTCCGCGACAACCTGCGCGCGATCGCCCGCGCCCTCGGCCGGCAGGTGGACGAGCTGACGGTGGTCGTGCTGGATCGGCCCCGCCACGAGCGTCTCATCCACGACATCCGCGCCAGCGGCGCGCGCATCCGCCTCATCGGCGACGGCGACCTGTCCGCGGGCATCGCGGCGGCGGTGTCGGGCAGCGGCGTGCACGCGGTGATGGGCACGGGCGGCGCGCCGGAAGGCGTCCTCACCGCGGCGGCGATGCGCTGCCTGAACGGCGAGATCTTCGCCCGGCTCGTGATCGCCAAGCCCGAGGACGAAGAGCGTTGCCGCGCCATGGGCATCACCGACTTCAAGAAGGTCTATCGCGCCGAGGACCTCGCCCGCGGCAAGCACATCATCTTCGCGGCGACCGGCGTCACCGACGGCAGCCTCCTGAAGGGCGTCCGCTTCTTCGGGGACGGCATCCGGACCAGCTCGATCGTGATGCAGAACTCCCCGCACCGCATCCGGTTCATCGACGGGATCCAGGTCTACGCCGGACCCACGGTGCGCATCCGGTTCTAG
- a CDS encoding MFS transporter encodes MLAAAAANGIGYTGFTLVMPFLPLYIRELGVSDVADIAMWTGLTLGATPAVTAISAPLWGRVGDRYGSKVLVLRSLGAFVVTKALMGLVAAPWQLFALRAVLGIFAGYGALTTSMAAESVPRERMAAAIGTVQVAQRLGPAVGPVVGGALAPLVGLRATFFVAAGFYLLSVLLIAIAYQEPRTRQARAATRGLGEVFRGLAATPGFWMVFAVILGLQLVDRSFGPILPLYVERLVPEGQVPLVSGVLFSVAAVFAALGHRVASPLLGRWTSRVLIACSALATAAGLLVLLLVPSLWAFAFALAVAGAAIGVGMTAAFASGGALLPADAHATGFGLMMTASLIGLAASPILAGFISGPGLALVFEADILLLVCLAAAVWWMAGDGRSRASAERGAPAP; translated from the coding sequence GTGCTCGCGGCGGCTGCCGCCAATGGCATCGGCTACACGGGCTTCACGCTCGTCATGCCGTTCCTGCCGCTCTACATCCGCGAGCTCGGCGTGAGCGACGTGGCCGACATCGCGATGTGGACGGGCCTCACGCTCGGCGCCACGCCCGCGGTGACCGCCATCAGCGCGCCGCTCTGGGGGCGAGTGGGCGACCGGTACGGCAGCAAGGTGCTCGTGCTGCGGTCGCTCGGCGCGTTCGTCGTCACCAAGGCGCTCATGGGGCTCGTCGCCGCCCCCTGGCAGCTCTTCGCGCTGCGCGCCGTGCTGGGGATCTTCGCCGGCTACGGGGCTCTCACCACCTCGATGGCGGCCGAGTCCGTGCCACGCGAGCGGATGGCCGCGGCCATCGGGACCGTCCAGGTCGCGCAGCGCCTCGGTCCGGCCGTGGGCCCGGTGGTCGGCGGCGCGCTGGCGCCGCTCGTGGGCCTGCGCGCGACGTTCTTCGTGGCGGCCGGGTTCTACCTGCTGTCGGTGCTGCTCATCGCGATCGCCTACCAGGAGCCGAGGACGCGGCAGGCCCGGGCCGCGACGCGAGGCCTCGGCGAGGTCTTCCGCGGCCTGGCCGCGACTCCCGGGTTCTGGATGGTCTTCGCCGTGATCCTCGGCTTGCAGCTCGTCGACAGGAGCTTCGGACCGATCCTGCCGCTGTACGTCGAGCGCCTCGTGCCCGAAGGGCAGGTGCCGCTCGTGTCCGGGGTGCTCTTCTCGGTGGCCGCCGTCTTCGCAGCGCTGGGCCACCGCGTCGCCTCGCCGTTGCTCGGCCGCTGGACGTCCCGGGTGCTCATCGCCTGTTCGGCGCTGGCCACGGCGGCGGGGCTCCTGGTCCTGCTGCTCGTGCCGTCCCTCTGGGCGTTCGCGTTCGCCCTGGCGGTGGCCGGCGCCGCGATTGGCGTCGGCATGACCGCGGCCTTCGCCAGCGGCGGGGCGCTCCTGCCGGCCGACGCGCACGCCACGGGCTTCGGCCTGATGATGACGGCCTCGCTCATCGGCCTGGCGGCCAGCCCCATCCTGGCCGGATTCATCAGCGGTCCGGGCCTGGCCCTCGTGTTCGAGGCCGACATCCTGCTGCTGGTGTGCCTCGCCGCGGCCGTCTGGTGGATGGCCGGCGACGGGAGGTCCCGGGCGTCCGCGGAGCGCGGCGCCCCTGCGCCCTGA
- the hflX gene encoding GTPase HflX, translated as MTTRRLAAPERAALVGLVTGTVRRADAEQSLDELAGLAEAAGAAVVVRALQERPAPDPATFIGRGKAKTLAAACAEAHVGLVIVDNELTPAQLRELQDVVDCKVVDRTQLILDIFARRARTREGKLQVELAQLKYLLPRLVGASSALSRLGGGIGTRGPGETKLEMDRRRIRTRIKALGDEIEQVRRRRGQLRERRDKAQVPTVALVGYTNAGKTTLFNRLTHADAHASDALFVTLDPLVRRMRLPDAREVLVSDTVGFIDRLPHALVAAFRATLEEAADADLLLHVIDAANPDRERMMAAVTDVLDGIGALAVPRFDVYNKVDLLTAEERGAVDRPEPGRFAISAASGEGCDDLVAAVAAAVAMDRQRVTVELDPDDPEDARRLKWVFRHGRVVAQETVGRRTRIDADVPRRLLSHLSQSAEGKVSA; from the coding sequence ATGACCACGCGGCGACTCGCCGCGCCCGAGCGCGCGGCGCTCGTCGGACTCGTCACCGGAACGGTCCGCCGCGCCGATGCCGAGCAGTCGCTCGACGAGCTCGCGGGGCTGGCCGAAGCCGCCGGCGCCGCGGTGGTGGTGCGCGCCCTTCAGGAGCGCCCGGCGCCGGATCCGGCGACCTTCATCGGCCGCGGCAAGGCGAAGACGCTGGCCGCGGCGTGCGCCGAGGCGCATGTCGGCCTGGTGATCGTCGACAACGAGCTCACCCCGGCGCAGCTGCGCGAGCTCCAGGACGTGGTCGACTGCAAGGTCGTCGACCGGACGCAGCTCATCCTCGACATCTTCGCGCGCCGCGCCAGGACCCGCGAGGGCAAGCTGCAGGTGGAGCTGGCCCAGCTGAAGTACCTGTTGCCGCGCCTCGTCGGGGCCAGCAGCGCGCTGTCCCGCCTGGGCGGCGGCATCGGCACCCGCGGTCCCGGCGAGACGAAGCTCGAAATGGACCGCCGGCGGATCCGGACCCGGATCAAGGCGCTCGGCGACGAGATCGAACAGGTGCGCCGCCGGCGGGGCCAGCTTCGCGAGCGCCGCGACAAGGCCCAGGTGCCGACGGTGGCGCTGGTCGGCTACACCAACGCGGGAAAGACCACGCTGTTCAACCGCCTGACCCACGCGGACGCCCACGCCTCGGACGCGCTCTTCGTCACGCTCGACCCGCTCGTGCGCCGGATGCGTCTGCCGGACGCGCGCGAGGTGCTCGTGTCGGACACGGTGGGCTTCATCGATCGCCTGCCACACGCGCTGGTCGCGGCCTTCCGGGCCACGCTCGAGGAGGCCGCCGACGCGGATCTGCTGCTGCACGTCATCGACGCGGCCAACCCGGATCGGGAGCGCATGATGGCGGCGGTCACCGACGTCCTCGACGGCATCGGCGCCCTCGCCGTGCCCCGCTTCGACGTCTACAACAAGGTGGACCTGCTCACGGCGGAAGAACGGGGGGCGGTGGACCGTCCCGAGCCCGGCCGCTTCGCCATCTCGGCGGCCTCGGGCGAGGGCTGCGACGACCTCGTGGCCGCGGTCGCGGCCGCGGTGGCCATGGACCGGCAGCGCGTCACCGTGGAACTCGACCCGGACGATCCGGAGGATGCCCGGCGGCTGAAGTGGGTGTTCCGCCATGGCCGCGTCGTCGCCCAGGAGACCGTCGGCCGCCGGACGCGGATCGACGCGGACGTGCCGCGACGCCTGCTCAGCCACCTCAGCCAGAGCGCAGAGGGCAAGGTCAGTGCGTAG
- a CDS encoding S-layer homology domain-containing protein, with translation MRRRLLVLAGGAALAAACATAPPVVTAPVPPRHPEYVFPVAPPGTARGAVERVARGWRYLQADEFAAAERELAPVVSGNRTSAPGHAALGYLELARGRAAQALTHFEAATGPSRPYVPALVGRGLALIDERRDEDALTSFEQALAIDASIPELAERVATLRVRVVQDRINRAERAAAAGAWDEARTAYRAAIAASPDAAFLYRDLGLVERQAGRPDTALDLATAALRHDAGDVQAHLLIAEIQAERNEYDLALDAYAKAAAIEPSANIDAAMARLRDRRRDAALPAEFQAIPERPQASRADVAALLGVRLSARLSAAPQRPVVVTDVRGHWAEDWILAVARAGAMEVYPNYTFQPAAPLRRADLADAISRALGLVASPSALATWDAADVAAEDVPTTHLAYPAVRRAVAAGVLRLDGDEFGLLRPVSGEEARDAVARLSALGTGRP, from the coding sequence GTGCGTAGGCGGCTGCTTGTGCTGGCGGGCGGTGCGGCGCTGGCCGCGGCGTGCGCGACGGCGCCGCCCGTCGTGACCGCGCCGGTGCCGCCTCGCCACCCGGAATACGTGTTCCCGGTGGCCCCGCCAGGCACCGCGCGAGGCGCGGTCGAACGCGTCGCGCGCGGGTGGCGCTACCTCCAGGCCGACGAGTTTGCGGCGGCGGAACGCGAGCTCGCGCCGGTGGTGTCCGGGAACCGGACGAGTGCGCCCGGCCACGCCGCCCTCGGCTACCTGGAGCTGGCCCGCGGCCGAGCCGCGCAGGCGCTCACGCACTTCGAGGCCGCCACCGGCCCGTCGCGTCCCTACGTACCGGCGCTGGTGGGCCGGGGGCTGGCGCTCATCGACGAGCGTCGAGACGAGGACGCGCTCACCAGCTTCGAGCAGGCGCTGGCGATCGACGCGTCGATCCCCGAACTGGCCGAGCGGGTGGCGACCCTGCGGGTGCGGGTCGTGCAGGACCGCATCAACCGGGCCGAGCGCGCCGCCGCCGCGGGCGCCTGGGACGAGGCCCGGACGGCGTACCGCGCGGCCATCGCGGCCTCGCCGGACGCGGCGTTCCTCTACCGGGATCTCGGCCTCGTTGAGCGCCAGGCCGGGCGGCCGGACACGGCGCTCGACCTTGCCACCGCCGCGCTCCGTCACGATGCCGGGGACGTGCAGGCCCACCTGCTCATCGCCGAAATCCAGGCCGAGCGGAACGAGTACGACCTGGCGCTCGATGCCTACGCCAAGGCCGCCGCCATCGAGCCCTCGGCGAACATCGACGCGGCCATGGCCCGGCTCCGCGATCGGCGGCGTGATGCGGCCCTGCCCGCGGAGTTCCAGGCCATCCCGGAGCGGCCGCAGGCCTCGCGCGCCGACGTGGCCGCGCTGCTCGGCGTGCGGCTGTCCGCCCGGCTGTCGGCGGCGCCCCAGCGGCCGGTCGTGGTCACCGACGTGCGCGGGCACTGGGCCGAGGACTGGATCCTGGCCGTGGCCCGGGCCGGCGCGATGGAGGTGTATCCCAACTACACCTTCCAGCCGGCCGCGCCGCTGCGGCGGGCCGACCTGGCCGATGCGATCAGCCGGGCGCTCGGCCTGGTGGCGTCCCCGTCCGCGCTCGCCACCTGGGACGCCGCCGACGTTGCGGCCGAGGACGTCCCGACGACGCACCTGGCGTACCCGGCCGTGCGGCGCGCGGTGGCCGCCGGCGTGCTGCGGCTCGACGGCGACGAGTTCGGTCTGCTCCGGCCCGTGAGCGGCGAGGAGGCCCGGGATGCCGTCGCGCGCCTGTCGGCGCTCGGCACGGGCCGGCCATGA
- a CDS encoding CDP-alcohol phosphatidyltransferase family protein → MSEPVFTLANQLTLLRLLLIPAFVIGVVYGRFGWALVAFAAAGLTDALDGLAARQTNQKTSLGAWLDPAADKLLLVTTFIVLTLPNLGLPNRLPLWLTILVISRDVAIVLTVAVVNLAVGPRTFRPSPLGKAATALFIVTGVVVLFYNYLGEVSPVVDVFVWASLVITLASSVDYVRRITRMVGH, encoded by the coding sequence ATGAGCGAGCCCGTCTTCACGCTGGCCAACCAGCTCACGCTGCTCCGGCTCCTGCTGATTCCGGCCTTCGTGATCGGCGTGGTCTACGGGCGCTTCGGATGGGCCCTCGTCGCGTTCGCGGCGGCGGGGTTGACCGATGCCCTCGACGGGCTGGCCGCCCGCCAGACCAACCAGAAGACGTCGCTCGGCGCGTGGCTGGACCCCGCGGCCGACAAACTGCTGCTGGTGACCACCTTCATCGTGCTGACCCTGCCGAACCTGGGGCTGCCCAACCGCCTGCCGCTGTGGCTGACGATCCTGGTGATCAGCCGTGACGTCGCGATCGTGCTCACGGTCGCGGTCGTGAACCTCGCCGTCGGGCCGCGGACCTTCCGGCCCTCGCCGCTCGGCAAGGCCGCCACGGCCCTGTTCATCGTCACGGGCGTCGTCGTGCTCTTCTACAACTACCTGGGCGAGGTTTCTCCGGTGGTCGACGTGTTCGTGTGGGCCTCGCTCGTCATCACGCTGGCCTCATCGGTCGACTACGTCAGGCGCATCACCCGCATGGTCGGCCACTGA
- a CDS encoding PQQ-binding-like beta-propeller repeat protein, protein MRRSRMLVRLSVAAGMVMAGLVARGATQAQAPAARGEWRTYGGDLASTRYSPLDQITAENFGSLRIAWRFRTDNFGPRPEIQLQATPLYVNGALYAAVGSRRTAVSIDPTNGELLWQGRVDEQNRRGPRGLSGRGVAYWESGAAKRVYMVTPGYQLVAFDAVTGQRASGFGAGGVVDLRKELGYDVPDLATAEIGLHSAPIIANDVIVIGAAHLPGGAPATKEHIKGVIRGYDARTGRRLWTFTPIPGHGQSGNDSWLNESWTYTGNAGSWAQMSADEQLGLVYVPVEAPTGDYYGGHRHGNNLYSSSIVALDVKTGKMAWFFQTTHHDIWDWDLPSAPILADITVDGRAIKAVAVPTKQSWLYVFDRTNGKPVWPINEVEVPKGDLPGEWYAPTQPVPSKPPAFDRQTITKDELLDFTPELRAKAEAFVKDFRYGWLFEPPSILDPENGKRGTLQLPGSTGGPNWPGGSIDKETNIVYIYSKAEVTGLSMRNDPRRSNMDFVNASGGEGAGRIAVENLPIIRPPWGQISAIDLNKGEILWQTAHGETEDAVKNHPALKGLTIPRTGRTGRVGVLTTKTLVMAGDGGMATHPNGQRSGMFRAYDKMTGKELGAVPIPGPQTGSPMTYLHNGKQYIVVAVSGQGSSAELVALALPDAPR, encoded by the coding sequence ATGAGACGTTCACGGATGCTGGTGCGCCTGTCGGTCGCGGCGGGTATGGTGATGGCGGGTCTCGTGGCCCGCGGCGCGACGCAGGCACAGGCGCCCGCCGCTCGCGGCGAGTGGCGGACCTACGGCGGCGATCTGGCCAGCACGCGCTACTCGCCCCTGGATCAGATCACGGCCGAGAACTTCGGGTCGCTGCGGATCGCGTGGCGATTCCGGACGGACAACTTCGGGCCCCGCCCCGAGATCCAGCTGCAAGCCACGCCGCTCTACGTCAACGGCGCCCTCTATGCCGCGGTGGGATCCCGCCGGACCGCGGTCAGCATCGACCCGACCAACGGCGAGCTCCTGTGGCAGGGCCGGGTGGACGAGCAGAACAGGCGCGGGCCGCGCGGCCTCTCGGGCCGTGGCGTCGCGTATTGGGAGAGCGGCGCCGCCAAGCGTGTCTACATGGTCACGCCCGGCTACCAGCTGGTCGCCTTCGATGCCGTGACCGGACAGCGTGCGTCCGGCTTCGGCGCCGGCGGCGTCGTGGATCTCCGCAAGGAGCTCGGGTACGACGTGCCCGACCTGGCCACGGCCGAAATCGGCCTGCACTCGGCCCCCATCATCGCCAACGACGTCATCGTCATCGGCGCCGCCCACCTGCCCGGCGGTGCGCCGGCAACCAAGGAGCACATCAAGGGCGTCATCCGCGGCTACGACGCGCGGACGGGCCGGCGTCTGTGGACGTTCACGCCGATTCCGGGACACGGGCAGTCGGGCAACGACTCGTGGCTCAACGAGTCGTGGACCTACACGGGCAACGCGGGGTCATGGGCGCAGATGTCGGCCGACGAGCAGCTCGGCCTCGTGTACGTCCCGGTGGAGGCCCCGACCGGCGACTACTACGGCGGACACCGCCACGGGAACAACCTCTACTCCAGCAGCATCGTCGCGCTCGACGTGAAGACCGGCAAGATGGCGTGGTTCTTCCAGACGACCCACCACGACATCTGGGACTGGGACCTGCCGAGCGCCCCGATCCTGGCCGACATCACGGTGGACGGCCGCGCCATCAAGGCCGTCGCCGTCCCCACCAAGCAAAGCTGGCTCTACGTGTTCGACCGCACCAACGGCAAGCCGGTGTGGCCGATCAACGAGGTGGAAGTGCCGAAGGGCGACCTGCCCGGCGAGTGGTACGCGCCCACGCAGCCCGTGCCCTCGAAGCCGCCGGCCTTCGACCGCCAGACCATCACCAAGGACGAGCTCCTCGACTTCACGCCGGAACTGCGCGCCAAGGCCGAGGCGTTCGTGAAGGACTTCCGGTATGGCTGGCTCTTCGAGCCGCCCTCCATCCTCGATCCGGAGAACGGCAAGCGCGGCACGCTGCAGCTGCCCGGCAGCACCGGCGGCCCGAACTGGCCGGGCGGGTCGATCGACAAGGAGACGAACATCGTCTACATCTACTCGAAGGCCGAGGTCACCGGCCTGTCGATGCGCAACGATCCCCGCCGCTCCAACATGGACTTCGTGAACGCGTCCGGCGGCGAAGGCGCCGGACGCATCGCGGTGGAGAACCTGCCGATCATCCGTCCGCCGTGGGGCCAGATTTCGGCCATCGATCTCAACAAGGGCGAGATCCTGTGGCAGACCGCGCACGGGGAGACCGAGGACGCGGTGAAGAACCACCCGGCCCTCAAGGGCCTCACGATTCCGCGGACGGGCCGCACCGGCCGCGTCGGCGTCCTCACGACCAAAACCCTCGTGATGGCCGGTGACGGCGGCATGGCCACGCACCCGAACGGCCAGCGCAGCGGCATGTTCCGGGCCTACGACAAGATGACGGGCAAGGAACTCGGCGCGGTGCCCATCCCCGGACCGCAGACCGGCTCGCCCATGACCTACCTGCACAACGGCAAGCAGTACATCGTCGTGGCGGTCTCGGGCCAGGGCTCGTCGGCCGAGCTCGTCGCGCTGGCCCTGCCGGACGCGCCGAGGTAG
- a CDS encoding DUF488 family protein codes for MAIRIVRLGTARAKGEGLRIGTVRRPPRGVPKREFASRDYYDVWFPTLAPGVETMQAGQAARTPAQWKAFIKAFRAEMAAPDASRALDLLAALSHTTNLSVGCYCEDETHCHRSVLRALLQDRGAAIA; via the coding sequence GTGGCCATTCGCATCGTCAGGCTCGGCACCGCGCGCGCGAAGGGGGAGGGACTGCGGATCGGCACGGTCCGTCGTCCGCCGCGCGGCGTTCCCAAGCGCGAGTTCGCCTCGCGCGACTACTACGACGTCTGGTTCCCGACGCTCGCGCCTGGCGTCGAGACGATGCAGGCCGGCCAGGCGGCAAGGACGCCGGCGCAGTGGAAGGCGTTCATCAAGGCGTTCCGGGCCGAGATGGCCGCCCCCGACGCGAGCCGCGCGCTGGATCTGCTCGCCGCGCTCTCGCACACCACGAACCTCTCGGTCGGGTGCTACTGCGAGGACGAGACGCACTGCCACCGCTCGGTGCTGCGCGCGCTGCTGCAGGACCGTGGTGCCGCGATCGCCTAA